A stretch of the Xiphias gladius isolate SHS-SW01 ecotype Sanya breed wild chromosome 21, ASM1685928v1, whole genome shotgun sequence genome encodes the following:
- the LOC120783347 gene encoding glycerol-3-phosphate dehydrogenase [NAD(+)], cytoplasmic-like, translated as MAAPKKVCVIGSGNWGSAIAKIVGANAAKYDKFVTTVNMWVFEEVVNGRKLTEIINTDHENVKYLPGHKLPPNVLAVPDLVESVKGADILIFVVPHQFILRVCDTIKDHIKKDVVGMSLIKGVDAGPEGLKLISEVIRGKLGITMTVLMGANIANEVAEEKFCETTIGCNDKSHRSMLKELMQTTNFRVTVVEESDVVEICGALKNIVAVGAGFCDGLGFGDNTKAAVIRLGLMEMIAFAKFFCTACAVSPATFLESCGIADLITTCYGGRNRKIGEAFAKTGKTIEQLEIELLHGQKLQGPATATEVHQILKQKNMVEKFPLFTAVYQICFNNHPVTEFINCLQNHPEHI; from the exons ATGGCAGCGCCGAAGAAAGTCTGTGTGATTGGCTCTGGTAACTG GGGCTCTGCCATTGCCAAGATTGTGGGCGCCAACGCAGCCAAGTATGACAAGTTTGTCACCACAGTGAACATGTGGGTGTTCGAGGAGGTGGTGAACGGCCGCAAACTCACAGAAATCATCAACACAGACCAcgaaaatgtgaaatatctgcCCGGCCACAAGCTGCCCCCCAATGTG TTGGCTGTTCCAGACTTGGTTGAGTCTGTGAAAGGAGCCGACATCCTGATCTTTGTGGTCCCTCACCAGTTCATTTTGAGAGTGTGTGACACCATCAAAGACCACATCAAGAAGGATGTTGTAGGAATGTCCCTCATCAAG GGTGTCGATGCGGGTCCGGAGGGTCTGAAGCTGATCTCCGAGGTCATCCGAGGGAAACTGGGCATCACCATGACGGTCCTCATGGGAGCAAACATAGCCAACGAGGTCGCTGAGGAGAAGTTCTGTGAAACAACCATTG GGTGCAATGACAAATCACACAGGTCCATGCTGAAGGAGCTAATGCAGACCACCAACTTCCGCGTGACCGTGGTGGAGGAGTCTGACGTTGTGGAAATCTGCGGCGCTCTGAAG AACATCGTCGCAGTAGGAGCCGGTTTCTGTGATGGCCTGGGCTTCGGCGACAACACCAAGGCGGCGGTGATTCGTCTCGGCCTGATGGAGATGATTGCCTTCGCCAAGTTCTTCTGCACGGCCTGCGCCGTCTCCCCCGCCACCTTCCTGGAGAGCTGCGGCATCGCCGACCTCATCACGACCTGCTACGGAGGACGCAACCGCAAGATCGGGGAAGCTTTCGCCAAAACAGGCAAA ACCATTGAGCAGTTAGAGATCGAGCTGCTGCACGGTCAGAAGCTTCAAGGTCCAGCGACTGCGACCGAGGTCCACCAAAtcttgaaacagaaaaacatggttGAAAA GTTTCCGCTTTTCACTGCTGTTTACCAGATCTGCTTCAACAACCACCCGGTCACAGAGTTCATCAACTGTTTGCAAAACCACCCAGAGCACATTTAA